Proteins encoded within one genomic window of Ursus arctos isolate Adak ecotype North America unplaced genomic scaffold, UrsArc2.0 scaffold_7, whole genome shotgun sequence:
- the CHST3 gene encoding carbohydrate sulfotransferase 3, whose protein sequence is MEKGLALPQDCRDFLHSLRMRSKYALFLAFVVVVFVFIEKENKIISRVSDKLKQIPQPLVDANGTDPALILADNASLLSLSELDSAFTQLQGRLRNLSLQLGVEPAGEAEAEARAEAGEGEPPPPPGAQPRRHVLLMATTRTGSSFVGEFFNQQGNIFYLFEPLWHIERTVSFEAGGANAAGSALVYRDVLKQLFLCDLYVLEHFISPLPEDHLTQFMFRRGSSRSLCEEPVCTPFVKKVFEKYHCKNRRCGPLNVTLAAEACRRKEHMALKAVRIRQLEFLQPLAEDPRLDLRVIQLVRDPRAVLASRMVAFAGKYEGWKKWLAEGQARLGEDEVQRLRGNCESIRLSAELGLRQPAWLRGRYMLVRYEDVARWPLRKAREMYRFAGIPLTAQVEDWIQRNTQAAQDGSGIYSTQKNSSEQFEKWRFSMPFKLAQVVQAACGPAMHLFGYRLARDAASLTNRSVSLLEERGTFWVT, encoded by the exons ATGGAGAAGGGACTCGCTCTACCCCAGGACTGCCGGGACTTTCTGCACAGCCTGAGGATGAGGAGCAAATATGCCCTTTTCCTGGCTTTCGTAGTGGTGGTTTTTGTCTtcattgaaaaggaaaataaaatcatctcaAG GGTGTCAGACAAGCTGAAGCAGATCCCACAGCCCCTGGTAGATGCCAACGGCACCGACCCAGCCCTGATCTTGGCCGACAATGCGTCTCTCTTGTCCCTGAGTGAGCTCGATTCAGCCTTCACCCAGCTGCAGGGCCGCCTGCGAAACCTCAGTCTGCAGCTGGGTGTAGAGCCAGCAGGGGAGGCCGAGGCGGAGGCCCGGGCGGAGGCCGGGGAAGGGGAGCCACCGCCACCCCCCGGGGCGCAGCCTCGGCGCCACGTGCTCCTCATGGCCACCACCCGCACCGGCTCCTCGTTCGTGGGCGAGTTCTTCAACCAGCAGGGCAACATCTTCTACCTCTTCGAGCCACTGTGGCACATCGAGCGCACGGTGTCCTTCGAGGCGGGAGGCGCCAACGCCGCGGGCTCGGCCCTGGTCTACCGCGACGTGCTCAAGCAGCTGTTCCTGTGCGACCTGTACGTGCTGGAGCACTTCATCAGCCCCCTGCCCGAGGACCACCTGACCCAGTTCATGTTCCGCCGCGGCTCCAGCCGCTCGCTGTGCGAGGAGCCCGTGTGCACGCCCTTCGTCAAGAAGGTCTTCGAGAAGTACCACTGCAAGAACCGCCGCTGCGGGCCCCTCAACGTGACGCTGGCCGCCGAGGCTTGCCGCCGCAAGGAGCACATGGCCCTCAAGGCCGTGCGCATCCGGCAGCTGGAGTTCCTGCAGCCGCTGGCCGAGGACCCCCGGCTGGACCTGCGCGTCATCCAGCTGGTGCGGGACCCGCGGGCCGTGCTGGCCTCCCGCATGGTGGCCTTCGCGGGCAAGTACGAGGGCTGGAAAAAGTGGCTGGCCGAGGGCCAGGCGCGGCTGGGCGAGGACGAGGTGCAGCGGCTGCGGGGCAACTGCGAGAGCATCCGGCTGTCGGCCGAGCTGGGCCTGCGGCAGCCCGCGTGGCTGCGCGGCCGCTACATGCTGGTGCGCTACGAGGACGTGGCGCGCTGGCCGCTGCGCAAGGCGCGGGAGATGTACCGCTTCGCCGGCATCCCCCTGACGGCGCAGGTGGAGGACTGGATCCAGAGGAACACGCAGGCGGCGCAGGACGGCAGCGGCATCTACTCCACGCAGAAGAACTCCTCGGAGCAGTTCGAGAAGTGGCGCTTCAGCATGCCCTTCAAGCTGGCGCAGGTGGTGCAGGCCGCCTGCGGGCCCGCCATGCACCTGTTCGGCTACCGGCTGGCGCGGGACGCCGCCTCCCTCACCAACCGCTCCGTCAGCCTGCTGGAGGAGCGCGGAACCTTCTGGGTCACGTAG